In the Salarias fasciatus chromosome 13, fSalaFa1.1, whole genome shotgun sequence genome, one interval contains:
- the tex36 gene encoding testis-expressed protein 36 → MVKGGKRYSSMGNDGKWFAHSVLKENETKTRETSTSTGIMLTQIESSLPQALCFQRYPKRKTEQKTREYRFSDHDNKYSFKDNISVFSHGVGRRKCLDDRRQQNSHFCLCHRGADSNADDARPSLSAYQADFKAKASVDLPTGARRFTHNHRQKSAEAALARAGEQFFWFGRDDSALQETLEVLAAAK, encoded by the exons ATGGTAAAAGGTGGAAAAAGATATTCTTCAATGGGCAACGACGGAAAATGG TTTGCTCAttcagttttgaaagaaaatgagacaaaaactCGTGAGACGAGTACGAGCACGGGCATCATGCTGACTCAGATTGAATCATCTCTGCCTCAGGCTTTATGCTTTCAACGCTATCCTAAACGGAAAACTGAGCAG AAAACCAGAGAGTATCGCTTCTCGGACCATGACAACAAGTACTCCTTCAAAGACAACATCTCCGTCTTCTCTCAT GGTGTGGGGCGGAGGAAGTGCCTCGATGATCGCAGACAGCAGAACTCCCACTTCTGCTTGTGTCACAGAGGAGCTGACAGCAACGCCGACGACGCCAGACCGAGCCTCTCGGCCTACCAGGCTGATTTCAAAGCGAAAGCTTCGGTCGATCTACCAACGGGAGCCAGGAGGTTCACCCACAACCACCGGCAGAAGTCTGCAGAGGCAGCTCTGGCACGGGCGGGGGAGCAGTTTTTCTGGTTCGGACGAGACGACTCTGCTCTCCAGGAGACCCTCGAAGTGTTGGCAGCTGCCAAATGA